A portion of the Cyanobium sp. PCC 7001 genome contains these proteins:
- a CDS encoding RNA-binding protein, whose product MSIFVGNLPFRAEQEDVAELFAPFGEVVSCALPLERDTGRKRGFAFVEMADPEAESRAIEALQGSELMGRPLRINKAEPRGAAPRRGGYGGGGGSGGGYGGGYAPGGAGGGGGYSRPGGGAAGQDRGSGARGWEDRSYGGNADGFEAGRTRRRRSSGYGAGEGSGDVHS is encoded by the coding sequence GTGAGCATCTTTGTCGGCAATCTGCCCTTCCGCGCGGAGCAGGAGGATGTGGCGGAGCTGTTTGCACCGTTTGGTGAGGTGGTGAGCTGTGCGCTGCCCCTGGAGCGCGACACCGGCCGCAAGCGGGGCTTCGCCTTTGTGGAGATGGCCGATCCCGAGGCCGAAAGCCGTGCCATCGAGGCCCTGCAGGGCAGCGAACTGATGGGACGCCCCCTGCGGATCAACAAGGCCGAGCCCCGGGGCGCCGCGCCGCGCCGCGGCGGCTACGGCGGTGGAGGTGGTTCCGGTGGTGGCTACGGCGGCGGCTATGCGCCGGGCGGAGCCGGCGGCGGCGGTGGATACAGCCGTCCGGGGGGTGGTGCGGCCGGCCAGGATCGAGGCTCCGGGGCACGGGGCTGGGAAGACCGCAGCTATGGCGGCAACGCCGACGGCTTTGAGGCCGGCCGCACCCGGCGGCGGCGCAGCAGCGGTTACGGCGCCGGCGAGGGCAGCGGCGACGTCCACTCCTGA